The following are encoded in a window of Vigna unguiculata cultivar IT97K-499-35 chromosome 8, ASM411807v1, whole genome shotgun sequence genomic DNA:
- the LOC114195257 gene encoding cell wall integrity and stress response component 1-like yields the protein MSNPSYTTLQRPSNIVVQRHHRKDKNMDHKLARDFSNLSNEAYHVESSSVPFVWESQPGTPKVRFKENSLPPLTPPPSYFQNTTPKVKNKNPPKSTFLQTLFPKRRKDGAPSQTGSQNIWSYSSSSSSSSSPSSSSSSSSMSFSSPRPTSYSVPSSPMIHPRKSVEDEDMYEVTSSSLCFGNARSRGCYSSMFKKVLLGDFL from the coding sequence ATGTCAAACCCTTCTTATACCACTCTCCAAAGGCCTTCTAACATCGTTGTACAAAGGCATCATAGGAAAGACAAGAACATGGATCATAAGCTAGCAAGGGATTTCTCCAATCTCTCCAATGAAGCTTACCATGTTGAATCTTCTTCGGTTCCCTTTGTGTGGGAATCTCAACCAGGTACCCCAAAGGTTAGATTCAAAGAAAACTCTCTCCCTCCTCTCACACCACCACCCTCTTATTTCCAAAACACCACTCCCAAGGTCAAGAACAAGAACCCACCAAAATCTACCTTTTTGCAAACTCTGTTCCCCAAACGTAGAAAAGATGGTGCTCCTTCACAAACTGGATCTCAAAACATTTggtcttattcttcttcttcttcttcttcttcttccccctcttcttcttcatcatcgtCATCTATGTCATTCTCCTCTCCACGGCCCACATCGTATTCTGTGCCATCTTCTCCGATGATACACCCGAGGAAGAGTGTAGAAGATGAAGACATGTACGAGGTGACTAGTTCGAGTTTGTGTTTTGGTAATGCCAGGTCGCGAGGGTGCTATTCGTCCATGTTCAAGAAGGTACTTCTTGGAGATTTTCTGTGA